A window from Luteibacter flocculans encodes these proteins:
- a CDS encoding efflux RND transporter periplasmic adaptor subunit, whose protein sequence is MQRSPGKKLLLLVGLVAIAALGIGVWRHQAGGKTPAEVPGRAANAGVPVTTAVASQGEIDLSLKVIGRAEAYSTVNVRSRVNGQLQSLAFTPGSHVKKGDLLAQVDQRPLKAAYDEAMGNVARDQAQLVKAEADLARYENMLGKGFVSRADYDLYKANLGVARAALESDRAAARAAQTQLDFTTIVAPFDGVTGAPLAYPGATLSADTTDIVVLNQVDPIRVAFAIPEDSLAAVRQSVRRGTLAVMAKIPGDEGEPLQGELEFIDNAVDATTGTIVLKGRFTNRDGRLTPGQFAEVTLPTTRLFDAISIPVVALQSSSTGTFVFVVKPDSTVEQRSITTGATTADRVVVDKGLQAGERVVTEGQMLLVDGARVRIDKG, encoded by the coding sequence ATGCAGCGATCCCCAGGGAAGAAGCTTCTCCTCCTCGTCGGCCTCGTGGCCATCGCCGCGCTCGGTATCGGCGTGTGGCGGCATCAGGCCGGCGGCAAGACCCCCGCCGAGGTTCCAGGTCGGGCAGCGAATGCTGGCGTGCCGGTCACGACTGCCGTGGCGAGCCAAGGGGAGATCGATCTTTCCCTCAAGGTCATCGGCCGGGCAGAGGCGTACTCCACCGTCAATGTCCGGTCCCGGGTGAACGGGCAACTTCAATCGCTGGCGTTCACGCCTGGGTCTCACGTGAAGAAAGGCGACCTGCTCGCGCAGGTGGATCAGCGGCCGCTGAAAGCGGCCTACGACGAGGCCATGGGTAACGTGGCTCGCGACCAGGCGCAGCTCGTGAAGGCCGAGGCCGACCTTGCCCGCTACGAGAACATGCTCGGCAAGGGCTTCGTCAGCCGCGCGGACTACGACCTCTACAAGGCCAACCTCGGCGTGGCGCGCGCTGCGCTGGAAAGCGATCGCGCCGCGGCGCGTGCCGCGCAAACGCAACTGGACTTCACGACCATCGTCGCGCCGTTCGACGGCGTGACCGGTGCGCCGCTCGCTTATCCGGGGGCCACCCTCTCCGCCGACACCACCGACATCGTGGTGCTGAATCAGGTAGACCCCATTCGCGTGGCATTCGCCATTCCCGAGGACAGCCTCGCCGCCGTGCGCCAGAGCGTCCGCCGCGGGACGCTCGCCGTCATGGCGAAGATTCCTGGCGACGAGGGCGAACCGTTGCAGGGCGAGCTGGAATTCATCGACAACGCCGTCGATGCGACGACCGGCACGATCGTCCTGAAGGGGCGGTTCACCAACCGCGACGGTCGGCTCACGCCCGGCCAGTTCGCCGAAGTCACCTTGCCCACGACTCGCCTGTTCGATGCCATCAGCATTCCGGTCGTGGCGTTGCAGAGTTCGTCGACGGGTACGTTCGTGTTCGTCGTGAAGCCCGACAGCACGGTCGAACAGCGCTCGATTACCACCGGCGCTACCACGGCCGATCGCGTCGTCGTGGACAAGGGCCTGCAGGCGGGCGAGCGCGTCGTTACCGAAGGTCAGATGCTGCTCGTCGACGGCGCCCGCGTGCGCATCGACAAGGGGTGA
- a CDS encoding MarR family winged helix-turn-helix transcriptional regulator produces MADQLKVEDISFAYLINDVTLLFRKHFDRRATRFGLTRAQWRALKALHRRPGMRQNELAEQLDMEPIAVGRVIDRLQAAGFVERRADPKDRRAWRLHDTDQARGVIDDMEDIARGLRRDATQGISTGDLQTMLAVLDRMKENLQGLDGPSDEA; encoded by the coding sequence ATGGCCGACCAACTCAAAGTTGAAGACATCTCGTTCGCCTATCTCATCAACGATGTGACCTTGCTCTTTCGCAAGCACTTCGACCGGAGGGCGACGCGTTTTGGTCTGACCCGCGCGCAGTGGCGTGCCTTGAAGGCGCTGCATCGCCGCCCGGGCATGCGCCAGAACGAGCTGGCCGAGCAACTGGACATGGAACCGATCGCGGTAGGTCGCGTCATCGACCGCCTGCAAGCTGCAGGGTTCGTGGAGCGCCGCGCCGATCCGAAGGACCGTCGCGCCTGGCGCCTGCACGACACCGATCAGGCTCGCGGGGTGATCGACGACATGGAAGACATCGCCCGCGGCCTGCGCCGTGATGCTACCCAAGGGATTTCCACGGGCGATCTGCAAACCATGCTGGCAGTCCTCGACCGCATGAAAGAGAACCTGCAAGGTCTGGACGGGCCCTCCGACGAAGCCTGA
- a CDS encoding O-acetyl-ADP-ribose deacetylase, with translation MPFEVIETDITTLAVDAIVNAANESLLGGGGVDGAIHRAAGPALLAACRALPEVRRGIRCPTGEARITPGFALPARFVIHTVGPVWHGCARGEAELLADCYTNSLKLARENGVGSIAFPAISAGIYGYPAEAAAEIAVRTVRDAAWQPERVVFCTFGATMTRIYEGLL, from the coding sequence ATGCCCTTCGAGGTGATCGAGACAGACATCACCACGCTCGCCGTGGATGCGATCGTCAACGCAGCGAACGAATCCTTGCTGGGTGGCGGCGGCGTGGACGGCGCCATTCACAGAGCCGCCGGACCGGCGCTGCTGGCGGCATGCCGGGCCCTGCCCGAGGTACGTCGCGGCATTCGCTGCCCCACGGGTGAAGCCCGCATCACGCCCGGTTTTGCCCTGCCCGCCCGATTCGTCATCCACACGGTGGGCCCGGTCTGGCATGGCTGCGCCCGTGGTGAAGCTGAGCTTCTGGCGGACTGCTATACGAATTCCCTCAAGCTGGCCCGTGAGAATGGCGTGGGTTCGATCGCCTTCCCCGCCATCAGCGCAGGCATCTACGGTTATCCGGCAGAAGCGGCCGCAGAGATCGCGGTCCGCACCGTCCGCGATGCTGCATGGCAGCCGGAGCGCGTGGTGTTCTGCACCTTCGGCGCGACGATGACCCGCATCTACGAAGGTCTGCTCTAG